One genomic window of Daphnia pulex isolate KAP4 chromosome 10, ASM2113471v1 includes the following:
- the LOC124203736 gene encoding vascular endothelial growth factor receptor 1-like produces the protein MFYEPPVRLCISSVNSRWIGGLLLVHLILVAKQCSAQQIRLIPYIPEQVFAVGSNITLTCIFEDVELYKDNSLWQAWQLPDYVAKHPELSDASHRLSQTYVKNGTHMISTMTLTNAETKDTGYFGCTVRLFRLRDENYEVKQYVYVSSNDNNVFIDDQQGGMKNSTFIFEHGNSGLVPCKSTHPNVTVSLIRNSRNLLSEPNSNWLMESKRGLILHQATFEDTGDYQCIGTVNNISTKIFFKIFVEGIELIRVDNIADPWEGNNVTLICRANTNPEFASPPEWFFKSKFDMSTLKRINETGPSEGIKISLTNDELGVYESRLELLNVNRQTTHREFKCNSKIDNKTVSKEISFFITGPDHSWIIYGLILPIGIIVLVMIFVAIIVVIRRRYCASCDIEESSCCVCLLGLLNCLQMCTYCCLAASDFSS, from the exons ATGTTTTATGAACCCCCTGTACGACTTTGCATTTCATCAGTCAATTCGAGATGGATAGGAGGACTACTTTTAGTACACTTGATCCTGGTAGCCAAACAATGTTCCGCCCAACAAATCCGTTTAATTCCGTATATTCCAGAGCAAGTGTTTGCTGTAGGTTCCAACATCACCTTGACTTGCATCTTTGAAGATGTAGAATTATATAAGGACAATTCGTTGTGGCAGGCGTGGCAACTGCCCGACTATGTTGCCAAACATCCGGAA ttgaGCGATGCAAGCCACCGCCTTAGTCAGACGTATGTTAAGAACGGAACGCACATGATATCGACGATGACCCTCACAAACGCTGAAACCAAAGACACTGGATATTTCGGTTGTACCGTGCGTTTGTTTCGTCTGCGTGACGAGAACTATGAAGTGAAACAATACGTCTACGTTTCAA GTAATGACAATAATGTTTTCATTGACGACCAACAAGGTGGCATGAAGAACAGCACCTTTATTTTTGAACACGGAAATTCTGGCCTTGTCCCGTGCAAGTCCACTCATCCTAATGTTACCGTCTCGCTCATCCGCAACTCTCGA AATTTATTATCTGAACCCAATTCAAACTGGTTGATGGAATCGAAACGCGGATTGATACTTCATCAAGCGACGTTTGAAGACACTGGTGACTACCAGTGCATTGGAACAGTCAATAATATCAGCACGaagatattttttaagattttcgTTGAAG GAATAGAATTGATAAGAGTTGACAACATTGCTGATCCATGGGAAGGAAACAATGTCACATTAATTTGTCGTGCCAACACCAATCCCGAATTTGCTTCGCCTCCCGAATGGTTTTTCAAGTCAAAATTCGACATGAGTACACTAAAACGAATTAATGAGACGGGCCCAtctgaag GCATTAAAATCAGCTTAACTAATGACGAGTTGGGAGTTTACGAAAGTCGACTAGAACTTCTCAATGTTAACCGCCAAACTACTCACAGAGAATTTAAGTGCAACTCAAAAATCGATAACAAAACTGTAtcgaaagaaatttctttttttattacag ggcCTGATCACTCATGGATAATCTACGGACTAATACTTCCTATCGGTATTATTGTTCTTGTCATGATTTTTGTTGCAATCATCGTTGTCATCCGAAGGCGATATTGTGCGTCCTGTGACATTGAAGAATCCTCCTGTTGTGTTTGTCTACTCGGACTTTTGAACTGCTTACAGATGTGCACTTATTGCTGCCTTGCTGCATCCGACTTCAGCTCGTAG
- the LOC124203740 gene encoding proteasome subunit alpha type-5-like: MFLTRSEYDRGVNTFSPEGRLFQVEYAIEAIKLGSTAIGIQTSEGVVLAVEKRITSPLMEPTTIEKIVEIDKHIGCAVSGLMADSRTMVDRARVEAQNHWFTYDEKMSVESVAQAVSNLAIQFGDSDDDGNAMSRPFGVAILFAGIDEKGPQLFHMDPSGTYVQYDAKAIGSGSEGAQQSLQEAYNKSMTLKSAMKAALTILKQVMEEKLSSTNVEVAAVTPDQPFHMYSKEQVEDVIKEIA; this comes from the exons ATGTTCCTTACAAGATCCGAATATGACCGTGGTGTCAATACTTTTTCACCAGAAGGTCGTCTTTTCCAG GTTGAATATGCAATTGAAGCCATCAAACTAGGTTCTACTGCCATTGGAATTCAGACTTCAGAAGGAGTAGTGCTTGCTGTTGAAAAACGAATCACCTCACCCCTCATGGAACcaacaacaattgaaaaaattgttgaaattgatAAACATATTG GATGTGCTGTTAGTGGTCTTATGGCAGATTCACGAACAATGGTAGATCGTGCTCGTGTTGAAGCCCAAAATCATTGGTTTACATATGATGAAAAGATGAGTGTTGAATCTGTAGCCCAGGCAGTTTCTAATTTAGCAATTCAGTTTGGAGattctgatgatgatggaaatgCCATGTCTAG ACCTTTTGGTGTAGCCATTCTATTTGCTGGGATTGATGAGAAGGGCCCTCAGTTGTTCCACATGGATCCCTCAGGAACCTATGTTCAATATGATGCAAAAGCAATTGGATCAGGAAGTGAGGGTGCTCAGCAGTCACTCCAAGAGGCATATAACAAA TCTATGACTCTTAAATCAGCAATGAAAGCTGCTTTGACTATCTTGAAGCAAGTCATGGAAGAGAAATTGAGCTCAACCAATGTTGAAGTTGCAGCCGTTACTCCCGACCAGCCTTTCCATATGTATTCAAAGGAGCAAGTAGAGGATGTCATAAAAGAAATTGCTTAG
- the LOC124203726 gene encoding tonsoku-like protein translates to MNSYTFKDVPKLLKVKAKAKSKGELREIANCCNVLGELYQQQGKFEDAIAEHEEERKICKQLNDCIGIGIAHRKVGEALNELGQYENALKHQQKYLVLAKSADNKLEVQRALATIGRTHFCHAEALTTNNRILYDKALDSSKWYYQKSLELCERLKEVVSERDYMQMNSRLLLNLGLVCDLQQQDSAAVNYFKKASYIADKYNFREDLHRCHYSLALFYQRRKNYSQAKREAEMAEKVAFQLKDKSLICDDLALKAQLFVIMADFESARRYLLKAYKQKTPVVQDREKIESDLRSAIKLCKLQDMCCALSSNDEEKLMGLHEKMGDLCSSLKAYSRAIDFYLKMLTKAQELQWTAKEINPIYVSLSQTYMDVKDYKSAIKYYKKELEHYENNPAESCRTLLNIANALEEDGATYYELEPLYQEALDFAVKAENPRLKANTLNSLAVLHEMNGYMEKSQESTAAVNQICSDYNIDLDDDSETPGSQSRNDGFDLDDEIDLDDVVDEDSDEESDVLDNNRGRRKPKKNIEKLNVKGETALHRACIKQDIALVRLLLQQKHKVNVRDNCGWTPLHEACNYGDVEIVQLLIDNGATVNDRGGKHCEGVTPLHDAASCGHIEVMEALLRNGANPLSQTDVGESVYECLLKWRLRTGGDLDSQTLKDCLNMEKKLSDSMKKANQVIPSMREVEHKQSSTSALIPEDEVVENSFQNDDLSFINLTDDAEIEGPVKIRVSKDKRLASSAAQREYAQAMKVIGSSSSARRPTVAGPTKRSRSHQPALVLEEDLTEEWIENDLPSPTRKSSKKSNISFPVHKPSYQSDKEKTPTSSRPNRNTSRLSFSNRRKPDTPSSTFQEDINLSDDDFAVEVVPPSAKRAKPSPSLIINSSEDSNDRASPILSVSKRAKKPVQLSMYAFTEVNSHSDNHIQAPKKTISKPNSSAQQQLPSPSVLKLYVRIQDKVLLIPVERSKSVQWLSDEAARRYYNMTGLNPVLSLHTTDGAVLNGEDEVTLILQDGDKLVGEMVKWDLQPLPERYTNLCRQLEIARIGEVDSLLTNAHTGGKLSLRLPLGSLLLPVVKALRYQESLWDLDLSYAKLDDHLFQSLCEALSTLPHLVNLDLKGNLITAAGLTRLAESLRAENITGLKKLQRLNLSFNPIGDGAAYPLTSCFHHMSALRCLQIESCDLTDRFLDDHVSPVLKRRRLEDLRIGFNEFTYSSVKSWMLVLDFSCLKYLSLQGLSNDRLVSTLCSSIQTAGVCQLSELELSHCNLTDSCVEKLILAFDFTPDLKKISIKNNIRLGIDSVADLLTFSRTKCVHIKELDFFGCALTRSDTKDNERCVESLRSFLEWSKSLQKLSFSFSRQNNDPTWIPSLSDVWITGHDNGAGIVKQPTEHQLILTTPNCS, encoded by the exons atgaattcatACACGTTTAAAGATGTTCCAA aaCTATTAAAGGTGAAAGCTAAAGCAAAATCTAAAGGGGAATTGAGAGAAATAGCCAACTGCTGCAATGTTCTGGGAGAGCTATatcaacaacaaggaaaatttGAAGATGCAATCGCCGAACATGAA gaagaACGTAAAATATGCAAACAGTTGAATGATTGCATTGGAATTGGCATTGCTCACCGGAAAGTTGGTGAAGCCTTGAATGAACTTGGGCAATATGAAAATGCCTTGAAACATCAACAGAAATATCTTG TCTTGGCAAAGAGTGCTGACAATAAGTTGGAAGTTCAGCGTGCTCTTGCCACTATTGGTAGAACACATTTCTGTCATGCTGAAGCATTGACTACAAATAACAGAATTCTTTATGATAAAGCGTTGGACAGCTCTAAGTGGTATTACCAGAAGAGTTTAGAACTTTGTGAGAG GCTTAAAGAAGTTGTTTCAGAAAGAGACTATATGCAAATGAATTCCAGGTTACTTTTAAATTTGGGGCTTGTTTGTGATCTACAACAACAAGATAGTGCTgctgttaattattttaaaaag GCCAGCTATATAGCtgataaatataatttcagaGAAGATCTGCATAGGTGTCATTACTCTTTGGCATTATtttatcaaagaagaaaaaactacaGCCAAGCTAAAAGGGAAGCAGAGATGGCAGAGAAAGTTGCCTTCCAGCTTAAAGATAAATCATTAATCTGCGACGATCTAGCATTGAAAGCGCAACTGTTTGTCATAATGGCCGATTTTGAATCTGCGCGAAGGTACTTACTTAAAGCGTACAAACAGAAAACTCCGGTCGTTCAAGATCGTGAAAAAATCGAAAGCGATTTAAGATCAG CTATTAAGCTGTGTAAGTTACAGGATATGTGTTGTGCCCTTTCTTCaaatgacgaagaaaaattaatgGGACTGCATGAAAAAATGGGTGATCTTTGCTCTTCACTCAAAGCTTATTCCAGGGCTATAgatttctatttaaaaatgttgacg AAAGCCCAGGAGCTCCAGTGGACAGCCAAAGAAATCAATCCAATCTACGTCTCATTGAGTCAAACGTATATGGATGTGAAAGACTACAAAAGTGCCATAAAATACTATAAAAAGGAATTAGAACATTACGAAAACAACCCAGCCGAG TCATGCCGCACGCTTCTCAATATAGCCAACGCTCTCGAAGAAGATGGCGCAACTTATTACGAACTGGAACCGCTGTACCAAGAAGCCCTCGATTTTGCAGTGAAAGCTGAGAACCCACGTTTGAAAGCGAACACTTTGAATTCACTTGCTGTACTGCACGAAATGAATGGATACATGGAAAAATCTC AGGAATCCACGGCGGCGGTCAACCAAATCTGTTCGGATTACAACATCGACCTCGACGACGATTCGGAAACTCCAGGATCTCAATCCCGAAACGATGGTTTCGATTTGGATGATGAAATCGATTTAGACGACGTCGTCG aCGAAGATAGCGACGAAGAGTCAGATGTATTGGATAACAATCGAGGCAggagaaaacccaaaaagaatatCGAGAAACTCAATGTGAAAGGTGAAACAGCACTTCATCGAGCTTGTATTAAACAAGATATCGCATTGGTCCGCCTACTACTGCAACAG AAACACAAAGTTAATGTCCGTGACAACTGCGGATGGACTCCGCTTCACGAGGCCTGTAATTATGGAGATGTGGAGATAGTTCAATTACTTATCGACAATGGAGCAACAGTAAATGATCGAGGCGGTAAACACTGTGAAGGTGTCACTCCTTTACACGATGCCGCATCTTGCGGTCACATTGAAGTTATGGAAGCTTTACTTCGGAATGGTGCCAACCCACTGTCACAAACTGATGTCGGAGAATCAGTTTACGAATGCCTATTAAAATGGAGACTGCGAACTGGGGGAGACTTAGATTCTCAGACGCTGAAAGATTGCCTTAACAtggaaaagaaactttcagaTTCGATGAAGAAAG CGAATCAGGTCATCCCATCGATGAGAGAAGTCGAACACAAACAATCAAGCACTTCAGCCCTTATTCCAGAGGACGAAGTTGTTGAAAATTCTTTCCAAAATGATGATTTGTCGTTTATTAATCTGACGGACGACGCCGAAATAGAAGGTCCCGTAAAGATAAGAGTATCTAAGGATAAACGCCTGGCATCTTCTGCTGCTCAGCGAGAGTATGCCCAAGCGATGAAAGTGATTGGAAGCTCCTCGTCTGCCCGTCGACCAACTGTTGCTGGTCCAACTAAAAGGAGCCGATCACATCAGCCTGCGCTGGTTTTAGAAGAGGATCTAACAGAAGAATGGATTGAAAACGACCTTCCTTCTCCAACCAGGAAATCGAGCAAGAAatccaacatttcttttccggTTCACAAACCAAGTTACCAATCAGACAAGGAAAAAACACCAACATCGTCACGGCCTAACAG GAATACATCAAGGCTAAGTTTTAGTAACCGAAGAAAACCAGACACCCCTTCATCAACTTTCCAGGAGGACATCAATCTTAGCGATGATGATTTCGCGGTCGAAGTGGTTCCGCCTTCTGCCAAACGAGCTAAACCTTCACCAAGTTTGATTATTAATTCAAGCGAAGACAGCAATGATCGCGCTTCACCAATATTATCCGTGTCGAAACGGGCGAAAAAGCCCGTTCAATTATCCATGTATGCCTTCACCGAG gTTAATTCTCATTCAGACAATCACATTCAGGCTCCTAAGAAAACAATTAGTAAACCTAATTCCTCTGCTCAACAGCAACTTCCTTCACCAAGTGTCCTGAAATTGTATGTCCGGATTCAAGACAAGGTATTACTCATCCCAGTAGAACGCAGCAAATCCGTCCAGTGGCTGTCGGATGAGGCAGCCCGTAGGTACTACAACATGACAGGCCTTAATCCCGTTTTGTCGCTTCACACGACGGACGGTGCAGTATTAAATGGAGAAGATGAGGTCACCCTAATTCTTCAAGACGGAGATAAATTAGTTGGAGAAATGGTTAAATGGGATCTTCAACCCTTGCCAGAAAGATATACCAACCTATGTCGTCAACTTGAAATTg CGCGAATAGGGGAAGTTGACTCGTTGTTGACTAATGCTCATACGGGTGGGAAATTATCGCTAAGATTACCTTTAGGATCGCTCCTTCTTCCCGTCGTCAAAGCCCTGCGATATCAAGAGAGTTTGTGGGACTTGGATCTTTCTTATGCAAAATTAGACGACCATCTTTTTCAG AGCCTTTGTGAAGCCCTTTCAACGTTACCCCACTTGGTAAATCTCGACCTCAAAGGGAATTTGATAACCGCTGCTGGTCTTACGCGCCTAGCAGAGAGTTTGCGAGCAGAAAATATCACAGGATTAAAG aaACTACAAAGGCTCAATTTGAGCTTCAATCCAATCGGAGACGGTGCTGCATATCCACTAACCAGCTGTTTTCATCACATGTCAGCTTTACGTTGTTTGCAAATTGAATCGTGCGATTTGACGGATCGGTTTCTGGATGACCACGTTTCTCCTGTGTTAAAAAGGAGAAGACTTGAAGACCTCAGAATCGGTTTCAACGAGTTCACCTATTCTTCCGTCAAATCCTGGATGCTCGTATTAGATTTTTCCTGTTTAAAATATCTTTCGTTACAAGGTCTATCCAATGATAGATTAGTGAGCACTTTGTGTAGCAGCATTCAAACCGCGGGAGTATGTCAACTTAGCGAACTCGAATTGTCCCATTGTAACTTAACGGATTCCTGCGTTGAAAAATTAATCCTTGCATTTGATTTTACTCCCGATTTGAAGAAGATCTCCATCAAAAACAACATCAGATTAGGAATAGATTCAGTTGCTGATTTGCTGACTTTTAGTCGGACAAAATGTGTCCATATCAAAGAATTAGATTTCTTTGGATGCGCTCTTACCCGATCGGATACAAAAGATAATGAAAGATGCGTTGAATCTCTCAGATCCTTTCTAGAATGGTCCAAAAGTTTACAAAAGctaagtttttcatttagtaGACAAAACAACGACCCTACTTGGATCCCATCGCTTTCCGATGTTTGGATAACGGGTCACGATAATGGGGCGGGGATCGTCAAACAACCTACAGAACACCAACTGATTTTAACCACTCCAAATTGTTCATAG
- the LOC124203727 gene encoding uncharacterized protein LOC124203727, with protein sequence MEMATKSIRYILTILFVSVACCNCQRDGRSGASSSWEKLQILPDPSMSMVYGNFLVEIYEHANNGKATTTDISQKKFYYSPLALLDHKSAVSSFNKAMKQAEVRFSVEMWNDKVQNEVMKYLSEFLSQEIKYDKVRVIPLEKVILTSNTPTSDYTLSPVWTNYDKSKTLKLSLSCYDQKICDDLANEMRSNPKQFDHFKLLYSLSSQASNPPKKATFTIDSVTSGQLVSTLLQKFEDKKEVFLTASDEKKMLTEMANKIRMDTLDDSEIASPETESQILITLKGLLVTSTTTIKDQGDKKWDSVFWNDDNYRPDKTTKTLNGIINKMDTETKRKLTDMFQEADNSDPNSWADVGRISSVISKKMATDSDSYGQLKIEVKEDAEKLLQESRSHVQWNGDKFVPKPMQLSRINLDKFRDQQSLQDRNVLISYTTAELSAPIKIMEQAAEFPVTDTAEQKNLKDQLKAISNRLDNTINDLFKTKNELTKKCEGNKQEWVKTKADLTKQLDSKLNVNSNQLRQELKVSEAKLKREFSATFNDFEKTKTTLASLRMDLSNAVFTVKDYAAKLNERTSEIVDIGKMPTSCTDLQRMGHKLSGFFSVKGSKKMEIIYCDFYPNENEIQTRIGYVDVKSAPVYFQVTRDSSYKITNTPIPFDLQAMNEGNAMDLKTGKFTAPRPGIYYFSFTGHARISNSSPYHFYSSLYLNGYIVGSSFVSEERDAINKFSPLTVQATLNLKMGDQVWVQIQYYGLSSYLYSLHDDGDRLTHFTGFLLEEDIEASR encoded by the exons ATGGAAATGGCTACGAAATCGATAAGGTACATTTTaaccattttatttgtttcggtCGCTTGCTGTAACTGCCAAAGGGACGGAAGAAGCGGTGCATCTTCTTCATGGGAGAAACTCCAAATCTTACCCGATCCGTCAATGTCCATGGTGTACGGCAACTTTCTCGTTGAGATTTACGAACACGCCAACAATGGAAAGGCAACGACAACTGATATCAGCCAGAAAAAGTTTTACTACTCTCCTCTCGCGCTGCTGGACCACAAAAGTGCCGTTAGTTCTTTCAACAAAGCGATGAAGCAAGCAGAGGTGAGATTTAGCGTTGAAATGTGGAACGACAAAGTTCAAAATGAAGTTATGAAATATTTGAGCGAATTCCTTAGTCAAGAAATCAAATATGATAAAGTGAGAGTCATTCCCTTGGAGAAGGTCATTCTCACCAGTAACACACCCACATCCGATTATACGCTATCGCCAGTTTGGACGAACTATGACAAGAGCAAAACCCTGAAACTTTCGCTGTCGTGTTACGATCAGAAAATCTGCGACGATCTGGCCAACGAAATGCGATCAAATCCCAAACAATTTGACCATTTCAAACTCCTGTACAGCTTGTCATCGCAGGCGTCAAATCCACCCAAAAAGGCGACCTTCACCATCGACAGCGTCACTTCCGGTCAATTGGTCTCGACtcttttacagaaatttgaagacaaaaaagaagtttttctgacggccagcgatgagaaaaaaatgttgacggAAATGGCTAACAAAATTCGAATGGACACATTAGACGACTCGGAGATTGCGTCTCCCGAAACGGAatctcaaattttaattactttaaaaGGTTTGCTGGTCACATCCACGACGACCATCAAAGACCAAGGCGACAAAAAGTGGGACTCTGTTTTCTGGAATGACGACAATTATCGGCCGGATaaaacgacgaaaactttAAATGGAATCATCAACAAAATGGACACGGAAACTAAAAGGAAACTGACTGACATGTTTCAAGAAGCCGACAATTCTGACCCAAATAGTTGGGCTGACGTGGGCAGAATCAGTTCAgtcatttcaaagaaaatggcaACCGATTCCGATAGTTACGGCCAGTTAAAAATTGAAGTGAAGGAAGACGCTGAAAAATTACTACAAGAAAGTAGAAGTCACGTCCAATGGAATGGAGACAAATTCGTGCCCAAACCGATGCAACTGAGCAGAATCAATTTGGACAAATTTCGTGATCAACAATCGCTTCAGGATCGCAACGTTCTTATCAGTTACACGACCGCTGAACTGTCGGCACCAATCAAAATTATGGAACAGGCAGCAGAATTCCCTGTCACTGACACTGCCgaacagaaaaatttaaaggacCAACTGAAAg CTATTTCTAATCGCTTAGACAACACCATAAACGACTTGTTTAAAACAAAGAACGAATTGACTAAAAAATGTGAAG GGAATAAGCAGGAGTGGGTGAAAACGAAGGCTGATTTAACCAAACAACTCGACTCAAAATTAAATg TGAATTCAAACCAATTACGTCAAGAACTAAAAGTCAGTGAAGCAAAactgaaaagagaattttcaG caacctttaatgattttgaaaaaacaaaaacaactttggCCTCACTCAGAATGGATTTGAGCAACGCCGTGTTCACCGTTAAGGATTATGCGGCCAAATTAAAtg AGCGAACGAGTGAAATAGTTGACATTGGTAAAATGCCAACCTCGTGCACGGACCTGCAGCGAATGGGGCACAAACTGAGCGGATTCTTTTCCGTCAAAGGatcgaagaagatggaaataaTTTACTGTGACTTTTATCCTAATGAAAATG aaatccAAACGAGGATCGGATACGTCGACGTCAAATCGGCGCCCGTCTATTTTCAAGTCACGAGAGATTCTTCatataaaataacaaacactCCAATTCCGTTCGATTTGCAGGCGATGAATGAGGGAAACGCCATGGATTTGAAAACGGGGAAATTCACGGCACCgcgaccgggaatttattatttctctttcacggGACATGCGCGTATTTCAAATTCATCGCCTTATCATTTCTATTCCTCTCTTTATTTGAACGGGTATATAGTTGGGTCGAGTTTTGTTAGCGAGGAAAGGGACGCCATCAATAAATTTAGTCCGTTGACCGTCCAGGCGACGCTAAACTTAAAAATGGGCGATCAAGTTTGGGTGCAGATTCAATATTATGGTTTATCCTCGTATTTGTATTCTTTGCATGACGACGGTGACCGCTTGacccatttcacgggtttTCTGCTGGAGGAGGATATTGAGGCGTCCCGTTAG
- the LOC124203730 gene encoding major antigen-like produces MRRSQATHQEQFSRNQTRDDKSTTSRDDTDITVDGVGSDDDVKIATNNSHTHNTDQQNERKENAKKNSDEYDRKMDNKERIQHNYDSNSWANADRISSTISGKLSNDSDSSRRVENSKEDVEKLLQESRNHVQWDGEKFVPKPMQLSRINLGKFRDSQSFQDRNVRVRYTTAELSAPIKFVEHAELTVTDEWNNLKEELKATTELLNTTVNNLVKTNTELRNAKNDLTITNNKLEGTKKELEKTKANVNNLSSQLNETKKELVKTRADLTKNLDGLSSKLKTTEKELAETKITAGNISTELKMNSNQLRQDLKVTEEKLKRDLRATSNDLKTAKTNLASARTELNSTKSAVSHLATELKANSQRFGYELKTAEDNLRKLLKATSNDLETATTNLASTRMELSSTKSAVADLTTKLNARTSEIVDIGKMPTSCWDLERMGHKLSGFFLVKGSKKMEMIYCDFYPNQNDKQKWIGFADVKSAPVHFYVQRNSEFNKTETPIPFELTRVNEGNAMNLTSGKFTAPRPGIYFFSFAGVARLESSSIYLYSSLYLNGNLIGMSFVQEKKGSVDQWSPLTLQSTLNLKKGDQLWVQINYSGSSAYLLDNEYHHTHYTGFMLEEEIVASL; encoded by the exons AAAATTGCGACCAATAATAGTCACACGCACAATACCGATCAGCAAAACGAGAGGAAGgaaaatgcaaagaaaaattcagatGAATATGACAGAAAAATggacaacaaagaaagaatccAACACAATTACGACTCAAACAGTTGGGCTAACGCGGACAGAATCAGTTCAACAATTTCAGGGAAATTGTCAAACGATTCCGATAGTTCACGGCGAGtcgaaaattcaaaagaagacgttgaaaaattattacaagAAAGTAGAAATCACGTCCAATGGGACGGAGAAAAATTTGTGCCCAAACCGATGCAACTGAGCAGAATCAATTTGGGCAAATTTCGTGATTCTCAATCGTTTCAAGATCGCAACGTTCGTGTCCGTTACACGACCGCTGAACTATCGGCGCCAATCAAATTTGTAGAACACGCAGAATTGACTGTCACCGACGAATGGAACAATTTAAAGGAGGAACTTAAAG CCACTACTGAACTCTTAAATACAACTGTGAACAACTTGGTGAAGACAAATACCGAACTGAGGAATGCAAAGAACGATTTAACtattacaaataataaattagaag GGACTAAAAAGGAGTTAGAGAAAACGAAGGCCAACGTCAATAATTTGTCTTCCCAATTAAATg AGACTAAAAAGGAGTTGGTGAAAACGAGGGCTGATTTAACCAAAAACCTCGATGGTTTATCTTCAAAATTAAAGa cgaccgaaaaagaattggcaGAGACAAAAATAACGGCCGGGAATATTTCAACTGAGCTCAAAA TGAATTCAAACCAATTACGTCAAGATCTAAAAGTCACcgaagaaaaactgaaaagagaTCTGAGAG CAACctcaaatgatttgaaaactgcaaaaacaaatttggccTCAGCGAGAACGGAATTGAACAGCACCAAGTCCGCCGTTTCGCATTTGGCGACCGAattaaaag CGAATTCGCAACGATTTGGTTACGAACTAAAAACTGCCGAAGACAATCTGAGAAAATTACTTAAAg CAACTTCAAATGATTTGGAAActgcaacaacaaatttggccTCAACGAGAATGGAATTGAGCAGCACCAAGTCGGCCGTTGCGGATTTGACGACCAAAttaaatg CCCGAACGAGTGAAATAGTCGACATTGGTAAAATGCCAACCTCCTGTTGGGATCTGGAGCGAATGGGGCACAAACTGAGCGGATTCTTTTTGGTAAAAGGatcgaagaagatggaaatgatttactgTGACTTTTATCCTAATCAAAATG ACAAGCAGAAATGGATCGGATtcgccgacgtcaaatcggcgcccgtccatttctacgtccagagaaaTTCTGAATTTAACAAAACAGAAACTCCGATTCCGTTCGAGTTGACGCGGGTGAACGAGGGAAATGCCATGAATTTGACATCGGGGAAATTCACGGCCCCGagaccgggaatttattttttctctttcgcggGAGTGGCGCGTCTTGAATCATCTTctatttatttgtattcttctctttatttGAACGGGAATCTAATCGGGATGAGTTTTGTTCAAGAGAAGAAGGGCTCCGTTGATCAATGGAGTCCGTTGACCCTTCAGTCGAcactgaacttgaaaaaaggcgaTCAACTCTGGGTGCAGATTAATTATTCTGGTTCATCCGCGTATTTGCTTGACAACGAATACCACCACACCCATTAcacgggtttcatgttggaggaggaaattgtggCGTCCCTTTGA